Proteins encoded together in one Streptomyces sp. NA04227 window:
- a CDS encoding TIGR02611 family protein, whose product MNTGSDGTAEGVVLVDEEPGGKPLGSRAPEFIKSRRLLHLSWQVGVFVVGLAVVVVGIILLPLPGPGWVIIFGGMAIWATEFVWAQLVLRWTKRKVTEATKRALDPKVRRRNMILTAITLVLIGALAGVYLWRFGMEMPWNIKE is encoded by the coding sequence ATGAATACGGGGAGTGACGGAACGGCGGAAGGTGTGGTGTTGGTCGACGAGGAGCCGGGGGGTAAACCACTCGGTTCGCGTGCGCCGGAGTTCATCAAGTCGCGTCGGCTGCTGCATCTGAGCTGGCAGGTCGGCGTGTTCGTGGTGGGACTCGCGGTGGTCGTCGTGGGGATCATCCTGCTCCCGCTGCCGGGTCCCGGCTGGGTGATCATCTTCGGCGGCATGGCGATCTGGGCGACCGAGTTCGTATGGGCTCAGCTGGTGCTGCGCTGGACCAAGCGCAAGGTCACCGAGGCGACCAAGCGGGCCCTGGACCCCAAGGTCCGGCGGCGGAACATGATCCTGACGGCGATCACGCTGGTGCTCATCGGTGCGCTGGCCGGGGTGTACCTGTGGCGCTTCGGCATGGAGATGCCCTGGAACATAAAGGAGTGA
- a CDS encoding HIT domain-containing protein: MLASMTTEPEQQFGVGAPDAFQRLWTPHRMAYIQGENKPSGPGAGDGCPFCLIPSKSDEDGLIIARGTYVYAVLNLYPYTGGHTMIVPYRHIADYTELDEAETAELAAFTKQAMTALRTASGAHGFNIGMNQGSVAGAGIAAHLHQHIVPRWGGDTNFMPVVGHTKVLPQLLADTRKLIEGAWPVG, encoded by the coding sequence ATGCTGGCTTCCATGACGACTGAGCCGGAGCAGCAGTTCGGGGTCGGGGCGCCCGACGCGTTTCAGCGCCTGTGGACGCCCCACCGGATGGCGTACATCCAGGGGGAGAACAAGCCCAGCGGACCGGGTGCGGGGGACGGCTGTCCCTTCTGCCTGATCCCGTCGAAATCCGACGAGGACGGTCTGATCATCGCCCGCGGTACGTACGTCTACGCCGTGCTCAACCTGTACCCGTACACCGGCGGTCACACCATGATCGTTCCGTACCGGCACATCGCGGACTACACGGAACTGGACGAGGCCGAGACCGCCGAGCTCGCGGCCTTCACCAAGCAGGCGATGACGGCGCTGCGCACGGCATCCGGCGCGCACGGCTTCAACATCGGCATGAACCAGGGCTCGGTCGCGGGCGCGGGGATCGCCGCCCATCTGCATCAGCACATCGTGCCCCGCTGGGGCGGCGACACCAACTTCATGCCGGTGGTCGGACACACCAAGGTGCTGCCCCAACTCCTCGCGGACACCCGCAAGTTGATCGAAGGGGCCTGGCCGGTCGGCTGA
- a CDS encoding SCO7613 C-terminal domain-containing membrane protein, with protein sequence MTETPTPEQELRLLDQELRQLDARRGQLLARRAWLLSLLAGPQGLARQFGAPGPGPAAALPPYPAQHGPRPPGSGWSAAPGAGRPLFGPPQNPAANWPSTPGGWAPRHPVHPAARRSGAGPEASGPRIQNLLLLFGGLLLTVAALAFTLVSWGHMGLGPRAAVLGLVTLAALGTPALLLRRRLRSTAEALAALGLALTLLDTYALHRTVFPDVAGTPYAAVSLTLLSGIWAAYGRTLGALRHPLPAAVVLAQLPLPLWALHASAGPWAWAWLLLLTAAADLALTLFAGIRSVRLAAGISATAAFLGTVSLAAQLSADATGPGQAIGAAVLLGAAAALALAAARHSAPLGLPIPLSAIAALLTTAAAGGILRTLLPQDWAMPGYLLCALLIAAGAGLTYTAAPGTTEPTPASTAPPGPTPPAPAPAGPSAPTPPAPAPTGPPVPTAPAPAPAAPTPPASAPVHASLAVLRQGFLAGTAAVMALAAVWALPAGLYGLASPLRLAGEVWQGEGAAAPDRGPEEPGALPALVVLALLGLFALLVDRLAEGAPRPLRAAAGPAALGCLWLALYCLPEGAQLPYAVVLLSQLALTVGLLLASARVRPFPLAATSLACAVLSSLSAAFLSLADKPWTLATLAALTALYASASTPALYAALSIPAPDTATSASDPQAADSSPGSHATGSTSGLYATASTPAHRPALLRPLAVSCALASATAFLVASGYAANWRPEHTALLVLLVPAVAVLLSSLLAGEAAAAGASATAPGKAAAPLPGRSAARLAAEVAGVCAASVSLGLAATEPAMLSPVLGLCGVLATAAALREDRRKAGYLATVLFVLALWVRLATWDVTTPEAYTLPVTVPALAVGLLHRRRRPEASSWTAYGPGLAATLLPSLAAAWADAGWVRPLLLGLAALALTLAGARARLLAPLVLGGVVLVLDALHELAPYLVQFTDALPRWVPPALTGLLLLAVGATYERRLRDARRLRGALARMR encoded by the coding sequence ATGACCGAAACCCCGACACCGGAGCAGGAGCTACGCCTCCTGGACCAGGAGCTGCGTCAACTCGACGCGCGCCGGGGCCAGTTGCTGGCCCGCAGAGCCTGGCTGCTCTCCCTGCTCGCCGGACCGCAGGGCCTGGCACGCCAGTTCGGCGCCCCCGGACCGGGCCCGGCCGCAGCCCTGCCGCCCTACCCGGCACAACATGGGCCGCGGCCGCCCGGCAGCGGCTGGAGCGCGGCACCCGGTGCCGGGCGCCCCCTGTTCGGTCCGCCGCAGAACCCTGCCGCCAACTGGCCTTCCACGCCCGGTGGTTGGGCGCCCCGACACCCCGTACACCCGGCGGCCCGACGCTCCGGCGCCGGGCCGGAGGCGTCCGGGCCCAGGATCCAGAACCTGCTGCTGTTGTTCGGCGGACTGCTGCTCACCGTCGCGGCCCTGGCCTTCACCCTCGTCAGTTGGGGGCACATGGGGCTCGGCCCGCGCGCCGCGGTACTCGGCCTGGTCACGCTCGCGGCGCTGGGCACGCCCGCACTGCTCCTCCGCCGCCGTCTCCGCTCGACGGCCGAAGCACTGGCCGCGCTCGGCCTCGCCCTCACCCTGCTCGACACCTACGCGCTGCACCGCACCGTCTTCCCGGACGTGGCGGGAACCCCCTACGCGGCCGTCTCCCTCACCCTGCTGAGCGGCATCTGGGCCGCCTACGGCCGCACCCTCGGCGCCCTGCGCCACCCCCTCCCCGCCGCGGTGGTCCTCGCCCAGCTCCCCCTCCCCCTGTGGGCGCTCCACGCGTCCGCGGGCCCGTGGGCCTGGGCCTGGCTGCTCCTGCTCACGGCCGCGGCCGACCTGGCGCTGACCCTGTTCGCAGGGATCCGCTCCGTACGCCTGGCCGCGGGCATCTCCGCGACCGCCGCCTTCCTGGGCACGGTCTCGCTGGCCGCACAACTCTCCGCGGACGCCACCGGACCGGGCCAGGCCATCGGCGCCGCCGTCCTCCTCGGCGCGGCAGCCGCCCTCGCCCTGGCCGCGGCCAGGCACTCCGCCCCACTGGGCCTGCCGATCCCCCTCTCCGCCATCGCGGCCCTCCTCACCACGGCAGCGGCGGGCGGCATCCTGCGCACCCTGCTCCCCCAGGACTGGGCCATGCCCGGCTACTTGCTCTGCGCCCTGCTCATCGCCGCCGGAGCCGGACTCACGTACACCGCCGCGCCCGGGACCACCGAACCCACCCCGGCATCCACTGCCCCACCGGGCCCAACTCCGCCCGCCCCGGCACCCGCTGGCCCATCGGCCCCGACTCCGCCCGCCCCTGCACCCACTGGCCCACCGGTCCCGACTGCGCCCGCCCCGGCACCCGCTGCTCCAACTCCGCCGGCCTCAGCTCCGGTCCACGCCTCGCTCGCGGTTCTGCGGCAGGGCTTCCTCGCCGGAACCGCGGCCGTGATGGCACTGGCCGCCGTATGGGCGCTGCCCGCCGGGCTGTACGGGCTCGCGTCGCCGCTGCGCCTGGCCGGTGAGGTCTGGCAGGGCGAGGGGGCGGCAGCGCCGGACCGGGGGCCCGAGGAGCCGGGTGCCCTGCCCGCCCTCGTGGTGCTCGCACTGCTCGGCCTCTTCGCGCTCCTTGTGGACCGCCTGGCGGAAGGGGCTCCGCGCCCGCTCCGCGCAGCGGCCGGACCCGCCGCGCTCGGCTGCCTCTGGCTGGCCCTGTACTGCCTCCCCGAGGGAGCCCAACTCCCTTACGCCGTCGTCCTCTTGAGCCAACTCGCCCTTACCGTGGGACTGCTGCTCGCCTCGGCCCGTGTGCGCCCGTTCCCGCTGGCCGCGACCTCGCTCGCCTGCGCCGTGCTCTCGTCCCTGAGTGCCGCCTTCCTCTCGCTGGCGGACAAGCCGTGGACCCTCGCGACACTCGCCGCGCTGACGGCGCTCTACGCGTCCGCCTCGACCCCGGCCCTGTACGCGGCCCTCTCGATACCGGCCCCGGACACGGCCACCTCGGCGTCGGACCCGCAGGCGGCCGACTCCTCACCGGGCTCACACGCCACCGGCTCGACCTCGGGCCTGTACGCGACCGCCTCGACTCCCGCCCACCGGCCCGCCCTTCTGCGCCCGCTCGCCGTGTCCTGCGCACTCGCCTCGGCCACGGCATTCCTGGTCGCCTCCGGGTACGCCGCGAACTGGCGCCCCGAGCACACCGCGCTGCTCGTTCTGCTCGTCCCCGCCGTCGCCGTACTGCTCTCGTCGCTGCTCGCGGGCGAGGCGGCAGCGGCGGGCGCATCGGCCACCGCACCGGGCAAGGCGGCGGCCCCGCTGCCGGGCCGGTCGGCGGCCCGGCTTGCCGCCGAAGTCGCCGGTGTCTGCGCCGCGTCGGTGTCCCTGGGCCTCGCCGCGACCGAGCCCGCGATGCTCTCGCCGGTGCTGGGCCTGTGCGGCGTGCTCGCCACCGCCGCCGCACTGCGCGAGGACCGCAGGAAGGCCGGATACCTGGCGACGGTCCTGTTCGTCCTCGCCCTGTGGGTACGCCTGGCCACTTGGGACGTCACGACGCCGGAGGCGTACACCCTGCCCGTCACCGTGCCCGCCCTCGCCGTCGGTCTGCTGCACCGGCGGCGCCGCCCGGAGGCCTCCTCGTGGACGGCGTACGGCCCCGGACTCGCGGCGACGCTGCTGCCGAGCCTGGCCGCGGCCTGGGCGGACGCGGGATGGGTCCGGCCCCTGCTGCTCGGCCTGGCGGCACTCGCGCTCACCCTGGCCGGGGCCCGTGCGCGGCTGCTCGCCCCACTCGTCCTGGGCGGAGTCGTCCTAGTCCTCGACGCGCTGCACGAACTCGCGCCGTACCTCGTCCAGTTCACGGACGCGCTGCCGCGCTGGGTGCCGCCCGCGCTGACCGGGCTGCTGCTGCTCGCCGTGGGGGCCACCTACGAGCGCAGGCTGCGGGACGCACGACGGCTGCGCGGCGCACTGGCCAGAATGCGCTGA
- a CDS encoding 3'-5' exonuclease → MTCWFEGPLAAFDTETTGVDVECERIVSAAVVVQDGPGGPVRARRWLVNPGIPVPPAARAVHGLDDELLAREGRPPAMVMEEIARALGELGPAGIPLVVMNAPFDLTLLDRELRRHRASSLGRRLENCPPAVLDPRVLDKHLDRYRKGRRTLTDLCLHYGVSLTDAHEAAADALAALDVVRAIGRRHTGRLGHLSPAQLHALQALWHAAQARGLQEWFSRQGSQEAVDPAWPLRTEFREAA, encoded by the coding sequence ATGACGTGCTGGTTCGAGGGACCGCTGGCCGCCTTCGACACGGAGACGACGGGCGTGGACGTGGAATGCGAGCGGATCGTGTCGGCGGCCGTCGTCGTGCAGGACGGGCCCGGCGGCCCGGTCCGGGCGCGGCGCTGGCTGGTCAACCCGGGTATCCCGGTGCCGCCCGCGGCGCGGGCGGTGCACGGGCTCGACGACGAGCTGCTCGCGCGGGAAGGACGCCCGCCCGCCATGGTGATGGAGGAAATAGCCCGCGCCCTGGGGGAGTTGGGCCCCGCGGGAATTCCGCTCGTAGTGATGAACGCGCCTTTCGATCTGACGCTGCTGGACCGGGAGTTGCGCCGCCACCGCGCGTCGTCCCTCGGCCGCCGCTTGGAGAACTGTCCGCCCGCCGTGCTCGACCCCCGCGTCCTGGACAAACACCTGGACCGCTACCGCAAGGGCCGCCGCACCCTCACCGACCTCTGCCTGCACTACGGCGTCAGCCTCACCGACGCCCACGAGGCGGCCGCCGACGCCCTCGCCGCCCTTGATGTCGTACGCGCCATCGGCCGCCGTCACACCGGACGGCTCGGCCACCTCTCCCCCGCCCAACTGCACGCCCTGCAGGCCCTGTGGCACGCCGCGCAGGCCCGCGGTCTCCAGGAGTGGTTCTCACGCCAGGGTTCCCAGGAGGCGGTGGACCCGGCCTGGCCGCTGCGTACCGAGTTCCGGGAGGCGGCCTGA
- a CDS encoding CGNR zinc finger domain-containing protein has protein sequence MLITHDTRCALLTVVDLVNTAPEDDQPDGLGTVDDLRTFVREHDVSGVGSLTAADLDSVREVRAKFAEVFAAEEARSAAKIVNELVAAAGTTPQLTDHDGYDWHVHYFAPGASVADHLAADCGMALAFFVVAGEQDRLRRCDAPDCRHAFVDLSRNRSRRYCDSRTCGNRLHVAAYRARRREAAG, from the coding sequence GTGCTGATCACCCATGACACCCGTTGTGCTTTGCTCACGGTGGTCGACCTGGTGAACACCGCGCCGGAGGACGACCAGCCCGACGGCCTCGGCACGGTCGACGACCTGCGCACTTTCGTACGTGAGCACGATGTGAGCGGGGTGGGGAGCCTGACGGCGGCGGACCTCGACTCGGTCCGCGAGGTGCGCGCCAAGTTCGCCGAGGTCTTCGCGGCCGAGGAGGCCCGGAGCGCCGCCAAGATCGTCAACGAGCTGGTCGCGGCGGCCGGAACCACCCCACAGCTCACCGACCACGACGGCTACGACTGGCATGTGCACTACTTCGCGCCGGGTGCCTCCGTGGCCGACCACCTCGCCGCGGACTGCGGCATGGCCCTGGCCTTCTTCGTGGTGGCCGGGGAGCAGGACCGGCTGCGCCGCTGCGACGCCCCGGACTGCCGCCACGCCTTCGTGGACCTCTCCCGCAACCGTTCCCGCCGCTACTGCGACAGCCGCACCTGCGGCAACCGCCTGCACGTCGCCGCCTACCGCGCACGGAGGCGGGAAGCCGCCGGGTGA
- a CDS encoding DsbA family protein: MSDSPATGSAQLSVLDVWCELQCPDCRTALDDVRALRERYGDRLEIRLRHFPLEKHKHAFAAAQAAEEAAMQGRTWPYVEAVLERVAELDGKGEPLLVEVARELGLDAEEFDTALIDGRHILMVDADHAEGKAIGVTGTPTYVIGGERLDGGKSQEGLRERIEEIADRLFAEHG; this comes from the coding sequence ATGAGTGACTCCCCCGCCACCGGCTCCGCCCAGCTTTCGGTACTCGACGTCTGGTGCGAGTTGCAGTGCCCGGACTGCCGGACCGCCCTCGACGACGTACGGGCCCTGCGCGAACGCTACGGCGACCGGCTGGAGATCAGGCTGCGCCACTTCCCGCTGGAGAAGCACAAGCACGCCTTCGCCGCCGCGCAGGCCGCCGAGGAGGCGGCGATGCAGGGCAGGACCTGGCCGTACGTGGAGGCCGTCCTCGAGCGGGTGGCCGAGCTGGACGGCAAGGGAGAGCCGCTGCTCGTCGAGGTGGCGCGCGAACTCGGCCTGGACGCCGAGGAGTTCGACACCGCCCTGATCGACGGGCGGCACATCCTGATGGTCGACGCCGACCACGCCGAGGGCAAGGCGATCGGTGTCACCGGCACACCGACGTATGTGATCGGCGGCGAGCGGCTCGACGGCGGCAAGAGCCAGGAAGGCCTGCGCGAGCGCATCGAGGAGATCGCGGACCGGCTGTTCGCCGAGCACGGCTGA
- a CDS encoding aminotransferase class IV, with the protein MKIWLDGALRDQESARISVRDHGLTVGDGVFESVKTLAGRPFALTRHLDRLARSAAGLGLPAPDPDEVRRAVAAVTAADPAPLGFLRITYTGGVSPFGSQRGDEPPTLVVAHAEVTRRPDTTAVITVPWTRNEHGATAGLKTTSYAENVIALARAREQGASEALFANTAGQLCEGTGSNVFVVLDGELLTPPLDSGCLAGITRALTVQWTGARERALPLDVLERAEEIFLTSTLRDVQAVARVDGRQLPGAPGPVTTKAMRVFAERAAADLDP; encoded by the coding sequence GTGAAGATCTGGCTGGACGGCGCACTGCGGGACCAGGAGTCCGCGCGCATCTCCGTGCGCGACCACGGACTCACCGTGGGCGACGGCGTGTTCGAGAGCGTCAAGACCCTCGCGGGCCGCCCCTTCGCCCTCACCCGGCACCTGGACCGCCTCGCCCGCTCCGCCGCCGGGCTCGGCCTGCCCGCACCCGACCCGGACGAGGTACGGCGCGCGGTGGCCGCCGTAACCGCCGCCGACCCGGCGCCGCTCGGCTTCCTCCGCATCACCTACACCGGCGGTGTCTCACCGTTCGGTTCGCAGCGCGGTGACGAGCCGCCGACCCTCGTGGTCGCGCACGCCGAAGTCACCCGCAGGCCCGACACCACGGCCGTGATCACCGTCCCCTGGACCCGCAACGAACACGGCGCCACGGCCGGTCTGAAGACCACCTCGTACGCCGAGAACGTGATCGCCCTGGCCCGCGCACGCGAACAGGGCGCCTCCGAGGCGCTGTTCGCGAACACCGCCGGGCAGCTGTGCGAGGGCACCGGCTCGAACGTCTTCGTCGTCCTGGACGGCGAACTCCTCACCCCGCCGCTCGACTCCGGCTGCCTCGCCGGAATCACCAGGGCGCTCACCGTCCAGTGGACCGGCGCCCGCGAGAGGGCGCTCCCCCTCGACGTACTGGAACGGGCCGAGGAGATCTTCCTGACCTCCACCCTGCGCGACGTCCAGGCCGTGGCCCGCGTCGACGGGCGCCAACTGCCGGGCGCCCCGGGCCCGGTGACCACCAAGGCGATGCGCGTCTTCGCCGAACGCGCCGCGGCGGACCTCGACCCCTGA
- a CDS encoding SRPBCC family protein codes for MAFTHYRFRSVWTLPVPPGAVYEVLERGEDYPRWWKQVREVIPLDEHSGRARFRSVLPVDLVITAWETRRDPDAGILEIGMAGDLEGWARWTVRGGPGGRGTRAVYEQEVEVRHALMRAFALPGRPFFLVNHALMMRSGRRGLLVHLARLDADGSRD; via the coding sequence ATGGCCTTCACCCACTACCGCTTCCGCAGTGTGTGGACCCTGCCCGTGCCCCCCGGCGCCGTGTACGAGGTCCTCGAACGCGGGGAGGACTATCCCCGCTGGTGGAAGCAGGTGCGCGAAGTGATTCCGCTCGACGAGCACAGCGGGCGGGCGCGCTTCCGATCGGTGCTTCCGGTGGATCTGGTGATCACCGCCTGGGAGACGCGGCGCGATCCGGACGCCGGGATCCTGGAGATCGGGATGGCGGGCGATCTGGAGGGCTGGGCGCGCTGGACGGTGCGCGGCGGGCCCGGTGGCCGGGGGACGCGCGCCGTGTACGAGCAGGAGGTCGAGGTACGCCACGCCCTGATGCGGGCGTTCGCGTTGCCGGGGCGTCCGTTCTTCCTGGTCAACCACGCGCTGATGATGCGCTCTGGTCGCCGTGGGCTCCTCGTGCATCTGGCGCGTCTGGACGCGGACGGCTCGCGGGACTGA
- a CDS encoding SsgA family sporulation/cell division regulator gives MNTTVSCELHLRLVVSSESSLPVPAGLRYDTADPYAVHATFHTGAEETVEWVFARDLLAEGLHRPTGTGDVRVWPSRSHGQGVVCIALSSPEGEALLEAPARALESFLKRTDAAVPPGTEHRHFDLDTELSHILAES, from the coding sequence ATGAACACCACGGTCAGCTGCGAGCTGCACCTGCGCCTCGTTGTGTCGAGCGAGTCCTCACTGCCTGTTCCCGCAGGACTGCGGTATGACACGGCCGATCCGTATGCCGTGCACGCCACCTTCCACACCGGAGCCGAGGAGACCGTCGAGTGGGTATTCGCCCGCGATCTCCTCGCCGAGGGCCTGCACCGGCCCACCGGCACCGGCGACGTCCGTGTCTGGCCGTCCCGTAGCCACGGTCAGGGCGTCGTCTGCATCGCCCTGAGCTCTCCGGAGGGCGAGGCTCTGCTCGAGGCCCCGGCGCGGGCCCTGGAGTCGTTCCTGAAGCGAACCGACGCCGCGGTGCCCCCCGGCACCGAACACCGGCACTTCGATCTCGATACGGAGCTCTCGCACATCCTGGCCGAGAGCTGA
- a CDS encoding DUF4365 domain-containing protein: protein MALAQPERGGLTPASERLARNDPLAPPRGSLATTACMETLQVGYLHAVAAAAGCSLSQPFPDNGIDWHVSHSAPGHTVDDEVTIKVQLKCTYQIAPKPVRRPSPSANDGSAARGRSLGPAFSFTLDNEHLTKLARTPVSVHKILVVMLVPRSQDDWIRAGHDRLDLRHCCYWANLAGHPVTGRRRTNVRISTARIFDDRALCEIMTRVGTGGRP, encoded by the coding sequence ATGGCGCTTGCGCAGCCCGAAAGAGGTGGGCTGACCCCCGCAAGCGAGCGGCTCGCCCGGAACGACCCCCTGGCACCGCCTCGCGGCTCGCTGGCCACCACCGCCTGCATGGAGACCCTTCAGGTGGGATATCTGCACGCCGTCGCGGCGGCTGCCGGATGTTCCCTCTCCCAGCCCTTTCCCGACAACGGCATCGACTGGCACGTGAGCCACAGCGCTCCCGGGCACACCGTGGACGACGAGGTCACCATCAAGGTGCAGCTCAAGTGCACGTATCAGATCGCCCCCAAGCCCGTCCGACGCCCGTCACCATCCGCGAACGACGGGTCTGCGGCCCGGGGCCGTTCACTTGGGCCCGCGTTCTCCTTCACCCTCGACAACGAGCACCTCACGAAGCTGGCGCGGACACCCGTGTCGGTGCACAAGATCCTGGTCGTGATGCTGGTGCCGCGCTCCCAGGACGACTGGATACGCGCCGGTCACGACCGGCTCGACCTGCGCCACTGCTGCTACTGGGCCAACCTGGCCGGGCACCCGGTCACCGGCCGGCGCAGGACCAATGTGCGCATCTCCACCGCACGCATCTTCGACGACCGGGCGCTGTGCGAGATCATGACCCGGGTCGGGACGGGAGGCAGACCGTGA
- the thrS gene encoding threonine--tRNA ligase: protein MSDVRVIIQRDSEREERVVTTGTTAADLFAGERTVIAARVAGELKDLAYEIADGEQVEPVEISSEDGLNILRHSTAHVMAQAVQELFPEAKLGIGPPVRDGFYYDFDVEKPFTPEDLKAIEKKMQEIQKRGQRFSRRAVSDEDARAELADEPYKLELIGIKGSAGAEDGANVEVGGGELTIYDNLDAKTGELCWKDLCRGPHLPTTRNIPAFKLMRNAAAYWRGSEKNPMLQRIYGTAWPSKDELKAHLDFLAEAEKRDHRKLGNELDLFSIPEQIGSGLAVFHPRGGIVRRVMEDYSRRRHEEAGYEFVYTPHATKGKLFETSGHLDWYADGMYPPMQLDEGVDYYLKPMNCPMHNLIFDARGRSYRELPLRLFEFGTVYRYEKSGVVHGLTRARGFTQDDAHIYCTKEQMADELDSTLTFVLDLLRDYGLTDFYLELSTKDPEKFVGSDEIWEEATATLQQVAEKQGLPLVPDPGGAAFYGPKISVQCKDAIGRTWQMSTVQLDFNLPERFNLEYTGPDGTKQRPVMIHRALFGSIERFFAVLLEHYAGAFPAWLAPVQAVGIPVGDAHVEYLQKFAADAKKQGLRVEVDASSDRMQKKIRNHQKLKVPFMIIVGDDDMAAGTVSFRYRDGSQENGIEREAALAKLADVVERRVQV, encoded by the coding sequence GTGTCAGACGTCCGTGTGATCATCCAACGCGATTCCGAGCGGGAAGAGCGCGTGGTGACGACGGGCACTACGGCCGCCGACCTGTTCGCGGGCGAGCGGACCGTGATCGCCGCCCGGGTCGCGGGCGAGCTGAAGGACCTCGCGTACGAGATCGCCGACGGTGAGCAGGTCGAGCCCGTCGAGATCTCCTCCGAGGACGGTCTGAACATCCTGCGCCACTCCACCGCGCACGTCATGGCGCAGGCCGTGCAGGAGCTCTTCCCGGAGGCCAAGCTCGGTATCGGCCCGCCGGTCAGGGACGGTTTCTACTACGACTTCGACGTCGAGAAGCCGTTCACGCCCGAGGATCTCAAGGCCATCGAGAAGAAGATGCAGGAGATCCAGAAGCGCGGGCAGCGCTTCTCGCGGCGCGCGGTCAGCGACGAGGACGCCCGCGCCGAGCTGGCGGACGAGCCGTACAAGCTGGAGCTCATCGGCATCAAGGGTTCGGCCGGCGCCGAGGACGGCGCGAACGTCGAGGTGGGCGGCGGCGAGCTGACCATCTACGACAACCTCGACGCCAAGACCGGCGAGCTGTGCTGGAAGGACCTGTGCCGCGGCCCGCACCTGCCGACCACCCGCAACATCCCGGCCTTCAAGCTGATGCGCAACGCCGCCGCCTACTGGCGCGGCAGCGAGAAGAACCCGATGCTCCAGCGCATCTACGGCACCGCCTGGCCCTCCAAGGACGAGCTGAAGGCCCACCTCGACTTCCTCGCCGAGGCCGAGAAGCGCGACCACCGCAAGCTGGGCAACGAGCTGGACCTGTTCTCCATCCCGGAGCAGATCGGCTCCGGCCTCGCCGTGTTCCACCCCAGGGGCGGCATCGTCCGCCGGGTCATGGAGGACTACTCGCGCCGCCGCCACGAAGAGGCCGGATACGAGTTCGTCTACACCCCGCACGCCACCAAGGGGAAGCTCTTCGAGACCTCGGGCCACCTGGACTGGTACGCCGACGGCATGTACCCGCCCATGCAGCTCGACGAGGGCGTGGACTACTACCTCAAGCCCATGAACTGCCCGATGCACAACCTGATCTTCGACGCGCGCGGCCGCTCGTACCGTGAACTGCCGCTGCGTCTCTTCGAGTTCGGGACGGTGTACCGGTACGAGAAGTCGGGTGTGGTGCACGGTCTGACCCGGGCCCGCGGCTTCACGCAGGACGACGCGCACATCTACTGCACCAAGGAGCAGATGGCCGACGAGCTCGACTCGACGCTCACCTTCGTGCTCGACCTGCTGCGCGACTACGGCCTGACCGACTTCTACCTGGAGCTGTCCACCAAGGACCCGGAGAAGTTCGTCGGCTCGGACGAGATCTGGGAGGAGGCGACCGCGACGCTGCAGCAGGTGGCCGAGAAGCAGGGGCTGCCGCTGGTGCCCGACCCGGGCGGCGCCGCCTTCTACGGGCCGAAGATCTCCGTGCAGTGCAAGGACGCCATCGGCCGCACCTGGCAGATGTCGACCGTGCAGCTCGACTTCAACCTGCCCGAGCGCTTCAACCTGGAGTACACCGGTCCCGACGGGACCAAGCAGCGCCCGGTGATGATCCACCGCGCCCTGTTCGGCTCCATCGAGCGGTTCTTCGCGGTGCTCCTGGAGCACTACGCGGGCGCGTTCCCGGCCTGGCTGGCGCCGGTGCAGGCGGTCGGCATCCCGGTGGGCGACGCACATGTCGAGTACCTGCAGAAGTTCGCGGCCGACGCCAAGAAGCAGGGCCTGCGGGTCGAGGTGGACGCCTCCTCGGACCGGATGCAGAAGAAGATCCGCAACCACCAGAAGCTGAAGGTCCCGTTTATGATCATCGTCGGTGACGACGACATGGCCGCGGGCACCGTCTCCTTCCGCTACCGCGACGGTTCGCAGGAGAACGGCATCGAGCGCGAGGCGGCCCTCGCGAAGCTGGCCGACGTGGTGGAACGCCGCGTCCAGGTGTGA